In Vibrio gangliei, a single window of DNA contains:
- the pabB gene encoding aminodeoxychorismate synthase component 1, whose protein sequence is MNNQNISNMTLNPTTTSSQRINIKHVTYQAELAKLYFSSIESLSWSMLLRSAAQGHPNNRYDILVAKPIATLVTHGEKTVMSTSTEIGLQQADSSKDDPFNLLDHYLNTLLPHVTSIEDIPFCGGALGYFSYDLGRRVESMPNLAQQDIPTADMAIGIYEWALIVDHQLKQAYFVGQNIEQHQAWLESQNASSAEAFQMLSDWQSNMTQESYTEKFDAIQDYLRSGDCYQINLAQRFQAQYQGSEWQAYQKLEESNHAPFSAFIRTNELALLSISPERFIEVNNGIIETKPIKGTRPRSSDAVRDAELANELKNAEKDQAENLMIVDLLRNDIGRVAKAGSVSVPDLFAIESFPAVHHLVSTIRAILDKDQSASDLLRACFPGGSITGAPKIRAMEIIEELEPHRRNAYCGSIGYISRCGRMDSNITIRTLVAYQHHLYAWAGGGIVADSHAESEYQETLDKVSRILPVLSKEE, encoded by the coding sequence ATGAATAATCAAAATATTTCCAATATGACTCTAAACCCAACGACGACATCTTCACAACGAATAAATATTAAGCACGTCACCTATCAAGCCGAGCTTGCAAAACTCTATTTTTCTAGCATTGAATCATTATCTTGGTCGATGTTGCTCCGCTCAGCTGCTCAAGGCCATCCAAACAATCGTTATGATATTTTAGTTGCAAAGCCGATAGCAACGTTAGTCACTCATGGTGAAAAAACGGTAATGTCGACTTCAACTGAAATCGGCTTACAGCAAGCTGACTCTTCAAAAGACGACCCTTTCAATCTGCTTGATCATTACCTCAATACGTTATTGCCGCATGTTACATCAATCGAAGATATTCCTTTTTGTGGCGGTGCATTGGGTTACTTTAGCTATGATCTTGGACGCCGAGTTGAGTCTATGCCTAATCTGGCTCAACAGGATATTCCAACCGCAGACATGGCAATTGGCATTTATGAGTGGGCTTTGATTGTCGATCACCAATTGAAACAAGCGTATTTTGTGGGGCAAAATATCGAGCAACATCAAGCGTGGCTAGAATCACAGAACGCTAGCTCAGCTGAGGCGTTTCAAATGCTCTCGGATTGGCAATCGAATATGACCCAAGAGAGCTACACCGAAAAATTCGATGCCATTCAGGATTACTTACGATCTGGCGACTGTTACCAAATCAACCTTGCTCAGCGTTTTCAAGCTCAATATCAAGGCAGCGAATGGCAGGCGTATCAAAAGTTAGAAGAATCCAATCACGCCCCTTTCTCCGCTTTTATTCGAACCAATGAATTGGCTTTATTGAGCATTTCTCCAGAACGGTTTATTGAAGTGAATAATGGCATTATTGAGACCAAGCCAATTAAAGGTACTCGTCCTCGTTCATCCGATGCTGTGCGTGATGCCGAACTGGCGAATGAACTCAAAAATGCAGAAAAAGATCAGGCTGAAAATCTGATGATTGTGGATCTATTGCGCAATGATATTGGACGTGTAGCAAAAGCCGGTTCTGTTTCTGTACCAGATCTCTTTGCCATTGAAAGCTTCCCAGCCGTGCACCATTTGGTCAGTACCATTCGTGCTATACTCGATAAAGATCAAAGCGCTAGCGATTTATTGAGGGCTTGTTTCCCTGGCGGCTCGATTACTGGTGCGCCAAAAATTCGTGCCATGGAAATCATAGAAGAGTTAGAGCCACACCGCCGAAATGCTTATTGTGGCAGCATTGGCTACATCAGCCGTTGTGGTCGTATGGACAGTAACATCACCATTCGAACCTTGGTCGCTTACCAACACCATTTGTATGCTTGGGCTGGCGGCGGTATTGTAGCGGATAGTCACGCTGAGTCGGAATATCAAGAAACGTTAGATAAAGTCAGTCGTATCTTGCCGGTTCTATCTAAAGAAGAATAA
- a CDS encoding CoA pyrophosphatase, whose amino-acid sequence MNKEDLLRQFSLHIPQAYKTESLQRVAHLNHAKLRKAAVLIPCVDRPQGLSVILTKRASHLKHHPGQVSFPGGKFEPFDKTLSNTALREAHEEIGLEPNKVQLIGQLPPLTTISQFSVTPFISIVDAPYHSKIDRNEVDSVFEVPAQYLFDPRNLYIRKMKIKGISHQIFAINYKQHFIWGVTAQIIQALQIQLDVTNLAQIASHSPEVMS is encoded by the coding sequence ATGAATAAAGAAGATTTATTGCGCCAGTTTTCATTACATATTCCTCAAGCATACAAGACAGAAAGTCTGCAGCGTGTGGCGCATTTGAATCATGCCAAACTTCGTAAAGCCGCCGTGTTGATACCTTGCGTTGATAGACCTCAAGGTTTATCCGTCATTTTGACTAAGCGCGCCTCTCATCTTAAACATCATCCCGGACAAGTCAGCTTTCCTGGCGGTAAGTTCGAGCCTTTTGATAAAACATTATCGAACACGGCATTACGCGAAGCCCATGAAGAAATTGGCTTAGAGCCCAATAAGGTTCAGTTGATAGGCCAATTGCCCCCACTGACTACCATCAGCCAATTTAGTGTGACTCCTTTTATCTCCATCGTTGATGCGCCTTACCACAGTAAAATCGATCGCAACGAGGTTGATTCTGTCTTTGAAGTACCCGCGCAATATCTGTTTGATCCACGTAATCTTTATATTCGCAAGATGAAAATAAAAGGTATTTCACATCAAATTTTTGCTATTAACTACAAACAGCACTTTATTTGGGGTGTGACAGCACAAATCATTCAAGCCTTGCAAATTCAGCTCGATGTAACAAACCTTGCACAAATAGCATCACATTCTCCAGAAGTGATGAGCTAA
- a CDS encoding 2-hydroxyacid dehydrogenase, producing the protein MKISIFSSKSYDEASFQKTNSSYQYECHFYPIQLDKKTASLAEGSQVVCAFVNDDLSQPVLEKLAKQGTKLIAMRCAGYDRVDLEAAKTLGLQIVRVPAYSPEAIAEHAVGMMMCLNRRFHKAYQRTRDANFSLEGLTGFNFYGKTAGVIGTGKIGLAAIRILRGLGMQVLCYDPYPNDLATEIGATYTSLDNIYQNSDVITLHCPLTAENKRLLNADSFNKMKDNVMIINTSRGGLLDSQDAIEALKVGKIGALGLDVYDNEKELFFQDKSNDIITDDIFRRLSACHNVLFTGHQAFLTNEALSNIAETTFGNIQAFLENRLSGNEVI; encoded by the coding sequence ATGAAGATTTCTATTTTTAGTTCAAAATCTTATGATGAAGCATCCTTCCAGAAAACAAACTCTTCTTATCAGTACGAATGTCATTTTTATCCTATTCAACTTGATAAAAAAACGGCTTCATTAGCTGAGGGTTCACAAGTAGTCTGTGCATTTGTTAATGATGATCTTAGCCAGCCCGTATTAGAGAAACTAGCAAAGCAAGGCACAAAATTAATTGCAATGCGCTGTGCAGGCTATGACCGAGTAGATTTAGAAGCAGCCAAAACACTCGGATTGCAAATTGTTCGTGTACCAGCTTATTCACCTGAAGCCATTGCGGAGCATGCTGTGGGAATGATGATGTGTTTAAACCGCCGCTTCCATAAAGCTTACCAAAGAACTCGTGATGCCAATTTCTCGCTTGAAGGATTAACCGGATTTAACTTCTACGGAAAAACTGCTGGTGTAATCGGTACTGGTAAAATTGGACTTGCAGCAATTAGAATTTTACGAGGACTGGGGATGCAAGTTCTTTGCTACGACCCATATCCGAATGATCTGGCTACCGAAATTGGTGCAACTTACACTTCTTTGGACAACATTTATCAAAACTCGGATGTAATTACATTACACTGCCCATTGACAGCAGAAAACAAACGTTTACTCAATGCTGACTCATTCAATAAAATGAAAGACAATGTCATGATTATCAATACCAGTCGAGGGGGGTTATTAGATTCTCAAGATGCAATTGAAGCACTAAAAGTGGGCAAAATCGGTGCCTTAGGCTTAGATGTGTATGATAATGAAAAAGAACTATTTTTTCAGGATAAATCAAACGACATTATTACCGATGACATTTTCCGTCGTTTATCAGCTTGTCATAATGTTTTATTCACAGGCCATCAGGCTTTCTTAACTAACGAAGCCCTATCTAACATAGCTGAAACAACCTTTGGCAACATCCAAGCTTTCCTAGAAAATCGCCTTTCAGGGAATGAAGTAATATAG
- a CDS encoding aromatic amino acid transport family protein, producing MQTKTINPAQVDVPASSKWTYQDFSWVLSLFGTAVGAGVLFLPIKAGAGGFWPLVILAIIAMPMIWLAHKGLARFVLSAKNPDADITDTVEEHFGKTGATIITFAYFFAIYPIVLIYGVGITNTVDSFLVNQLGFESIPRWLLSGALISLMTCGVIFGKDLMLKVTSMMVYPLVFILLALSIFLIPEWNTSMAEVTPNWAEMPKVIWLAIPIIVFSFNHSPIISQFSKEQRRVYGDNAAKKTDMITGGAATMLMAFVMFFVFSVVLSLTPAQLSEAQAQNISVLSYLANIHSSPLISYLGPIVAFAAITSSYFGHFLGAHEGLVGLVKSRTNLSETKVNKVSLLFIVVTTWVISIINPSILGMIESMGAPMIAAILFIMPIYAMRKAPAMAKFKTSTFAQIFTAICGVAAITSVIYGSF from the coding sequence ATGCAAACAAAAACCATTAATCCTGCACAAGTGGATGTGCCAGCGTCGAGCAAATGGACCTACCAAGATTTCTCTTGGGTTTTATCATTATTCGGTACCGCGGTCGGTGCTGGCGTTCTTTTCCTTCCAATTAAAGCGGGTGCTGGTGGCTTTTGGCCTCTTGTTATTTTGGCCATTATTGCAATGCCGATGATTTGGCTTGCACATAAAGGGCTTGCGCGCTTTGTGCTTTCAGCTAAAAACCCTGATGCTGATATTACCGATACGGTGGAAGAACACTTTGGTAAGACGGGCGCGACAATCATCACTTTTGCCTACTTTTTTGCGATTTACCCTATTGTTTTAATCTATGGTGTGGGCATAACCAATACGGTTGATTCATTCTTAGTTAACCAACTGGGCTTTGAATCGATTCCTCGTTGGCTGTTGTCTGGTGCATTAATTTCTTTAATGACTTGCGGCGTGATTTTCGGCAAAGATCTCATGCTTAAAGTCACATCCATGATGGTTTACCCATTGGTATTTATTTTACTTGCGCTATCTATTTTCTTAATTCCAGAATGGAATACATCCATGGCAGAAGTTACGCCTAACTGGGCTGAAATGCCAAAAGTCATTTGGCTTGCGATTCCAATCATTGTGTTTTCGTTTAACCATAGTCCAATCATCAGCCAGTTCTCGAAAGAACAGCGTCGTGTTTATGGTGACAACGCAGCGAAAAAAACCGACATGATCACTGGCGGTGCAGCGACAATGTTGATGGCATTCGTGATGTTCTTTGTATTTTCTGTCGTGCTATCGTTAACTCCAGCTCAACTTAGTGAAGCGCAAGCGCAAAATATCAGTGTGCTGTCTTACCTTGCGAATATTCATTCTTCACCATTAATTTCATACCTAGGTCCTATCGTGGCATTTGCAGCAATCACTTCAAGCTATTTCGGTCACTTTTTAGGGGCGCATGAAGGCTTAGTTGGGTTGGTAAAATCACGCACCAACCTTTCAGAAACAAAAGTTAACAAAGTTTCACTCTTGTTCATTGTCGTCACAACTTGGGTCATATCTATCATTAACCCTAGTATCTTAGGAATGATTGAATCTATGGGCGCACCGATGATTGCAGCGATCCTGTTTATCATGCCGATTTATGCGATGCGTAAAGCCCCTGCGATGGCAAAATTCAAAACCTCAACTTTTGCACAAATCTTTACAGCAATTTGTGGTGTTGCAGCGATTACTTCTGTAATCTACGGCTCCTTTTAA
- a CDS encoding L-serine ammonia-lyase: MISVFDIYKIGVGPSSSHTVGPMKAGKQFIDDLTAQDRLQDITKITVDVYGSLSLTGKGHHTDIAIIMGLAGNTPEHVDIDAIPGFITQVEQTEQLPVNLNSHTVSFPKDGGMNFHRTNLSLHENGMSIHAWVNDDVVYSKTYYSIGGGFIVDEENFGKKIESKVQVPYEFNTATELVNLCKEHGLSISTLVMKNESAQYSQEQVKAYFANIWQTMSDCMEKGMSTEGILPGPLRVPRRAAALRQQLMTSSNTSTDPMAVIDWVNMFAFAVNEENAAGGRVVTAPTNGACGIIPAVLAYYDKFIQPVTEKDYIRYFAASGAIGGLYKQNASISGAEVGCQGEVGVACSMAAAGLAELLGGSPEQVCMAAEIGMEHNLGLTCDPVAGQVQVPCIERNGIAAVKAINSSRMALRRSSEPRVSLDKVIETMLETGKDMNAKYRETSQGGLAIKVIC; this comes from the coding sequence ATGATCAGTGTTTTTGATATCTACAAAATTGGTGTCGGTCCTTCTAGCTCTCATACAGTTGGACCAATGAAAGCCGGTAAGCAATTTATTGACGACCTAACTGCTCAAGATCGATTGCAAGATATTACAAAGATTACTGTCGATGTTTACGGTTCATTATCGCTGACAGGGAAAGGTCACCATACTGATATCGCTATTATTATGGGTCTGGCAGGAAATACGCCAGAACACGTAGATATTGACGCTATTCCAGGCTTTATTACTCAAGTTGAACAAACTGAACAATTGCCAGTAAATCTGAATAGCCACACGGTCTCATTCCCAAAAGACGGTGGAATGAACTTCCACAGAACGAATCTTTCACTGCATGAGAACGGTATGAGCATTCATGCTTGGGTGAATGACGATGTTGTCTACTCTAAAACCTATTACTCTATCGGTGGTGGTTTTATTGTTGATGAAGAAAACTTTGGTAAAAAAATAGAATCCAAAGTTCAGGTGCCTTATGAGTTCAATACTGCAACCGAACTCGTTAACTTGTGTAAAGAGCATGGTTTGTCTATCAGCACACTAGTGATGAAGAATGAAAGTGCACAATATTCACAAGAACAAGTGAAAGCGTATTTTGCCAACATTTGGCAAACCATGAGTGATTGCATGGAAAAAGGAATGAGTACCGAAGGCATTTTACCTGGTCCACTGCGCGTACCACGCCGTGCCGCAGCCCTGCGCCAGCAACTCATGACGTCATCAAATACCTCAACCGATCCTATGGCGGTAATCGATTGGGTCAACATGTTCGCCTTTGCCGTGAACGAGGAAAACGCCGCTGGCGGTCGTGTTGTCACCGCTCCAACTAATGGCGCTTGTGGAATCATCCCTGCGGTTCTTGCTTACTATGACAAGTTCATTCAACCCGTCACTGAAAAAGACTATATTCGTTACTTTGCAGCCTCTGGCGCTATTGGTGGCTTATACAAACAGAATGCCTCTATCTCAGGCGCGGAAGTGGGCTGTCAAGGTGAAGTGGGTGTGGCATGTTCAATGGCAGCGGCTGGCTTAGCTGAATTGCTAGGTGGTAGCCCTGAACAAGTGTGCATGGCGGCTGAAATCGGAATGGAACACAATTTAGGCTTAACCTGTGACCCAGTTGCAGGCCAAGTTCAAGTCCCGTGTATTGAACGTAACGGCATTGCGGCAGTAAAAGCAATTAACTCAAGTCGCATGGCGCTTCGTCGTTCATCAGAACCACGCGTATCGCTTGATAAAGTGATTGAGACCATGCTTGAGACTGGTAAAGACATGAATGCCAAATATCGCGAAACGTCACAAGGTGGACTAGCAATCAAAGTGATCTGCTAA